A genomic segment from Centroberyx gerrardi isolate f3 chromosome 22, fCenGer3.hap1.cur.20231027, whole genome shotgun sequence encodes:
- the sox17 gene encoding transcription factor SOX-17 encodes MSSPDAGYASDDQTQARCTMSVMMPGMGHCQWADPLSPLGDTKVKNEPCASSSGNQNRGKSEPRIRRPMNAFMVWAKDERKRLAQQNPDLHNAELSKMLGKSWKALPVTEKRPFVEEAERLRVQHMQDHPNYKYRPRRRKQVKRIKRLDSGFLVHGVSDHQASSMSGDGRVCMESLGLGYHEHGFQLPPQALGHYRDAQALGGPSYETYSLPTPDTSPLDAVESDSMFFPPHSQEDCHMMPAYAYHSQAAEYAPQEPHSNHHSNAVLHRHLTSAPEQAPQSAGLPPSYVGCPNPLAMYYTQHCSPGHPKRHAGHGAGQLSPPPDSHPHAADSVEQMHHSELLGEVDRSEFEQYLSSSSARADMTGLPYAPHEAGMQGPESLISSVLSDASTAVYYCNFNNS; translated from the exons ATGAGTAGTCCCGATGCGGGTTACGCCAGCGACGATCAGACCCAGGCAAGGTGTACGATGTCAGTCATGATGCCTGGTATGGGACACTGCCAGTGGGCCGACCCTCTCAGTCCTCTTGGGGACACCAAAGTCAAAAACGAGCCGTGTGCGTCCAGCTCCGGCAACCAGAATCGTGGGAAGAGTGAACCGCGGATCCGACGGCCCATGAACGCGTTTATGGTCTGGGCAAAGGATGAGCGCAAGAGACTGGCACAGCAGAACCCGGACCTGCACAATGCGGAGCTGAGCAAAATGTTGG GGAAATCGTGGAAAGCCCTTCCTGTAACAGAGAAGCGGCCCTTCGTGGAGGAGGCCGAGCGGCTGCGGGTTCAGCACATGCAGGATCACCCCAACTACAAGTACCGGCCCAGGCGGAGGAAGCAGGTGAAGAGGATTAAGAGGCTGGACTCCGGCTTTCTGGTCCACGGCGTGTCCGATCACCAGGCCTCGTCGATGTCCGGGGACGGCCGGGTGTGTATGGAGAGCCTGGGCCTGGGCTACCACGAGCACGGCTTCCAGCTGCCCCCGCAGGCCCTCGGCCACTACCGGGACGCCCAGGCGCTCGGGGGCCCCTCCTACGAAACCTACAGCCTCCCCACCCCCGATACGTCTCCGCTGGACGCCGTGGAATCAGACTCCATGTTCTTCCCTCCTCACTCGCAGGAGGACTGCCACATGATGCCTGCCTACGCTTACCACTCCCAGGCGGCGGAGTACGCGCCCCAGGAGCCCCACTCCAACCACCACAGCAACGCCGTCCTGCACAGACACCTCACCTCCGCCCCGGAGCAGGCTCCCCAGTCCGCCGGCCTGCCCCCCTCCTACGTGGGATGCCCCAACCCTCTGGCCATGTACTACACCCAGCACTGCAGCCCCGGCCACCCCAAACGGCACGCCGGCCACGGGGCGGGACAGCTCTCCCCTCCGCCTGACTCTCACCCCCATGCGGCGGACAGCGTGGAGCAGATGCACCACTCGGAGCTGCTGGGCGAGGTGGACCGCAGTGAGTTTGAGCAGTATCTGAGCTCGTCCTCGGCGCGCGCGGACATGACGGGCCTGCCGTACGCGCCGCACGAGGCCGGCATGCAGGGACCGGAAAGCCTCATATCATCGGTGCTGTCAGACGCCAGCACAGCTGTGTATTACTGTAACTTCAACAACTCCTAA
- the sox32 gene encoding SRY-box transcription factor 32 — protein sequence MHFSSVPAAFQLCANNRMFESEDLGAADGEQMAEVRSPSSGPSSPLSVNSDSSCSSPDAKSTSAQQRVRRPLNAFIIWTKEERRRLAQLNPDLENTDLSKILGKTWKAMSLAEKRPYMQEAERLRVQHTIDYPNYKYRPRRRKQLKKGPKPQSAETPAPLPPLCSKAFAVPYDLSYLLQSQQHAYPNTAAFPNSPANFALLHGTYPSVPVFPDAADAFSKSLMYTGPPAYHAEPQMYLGSQHGPTQYGFSSSAGEQGECRVYGGQLSSAGPSLEFYLEQVQLDTLYDLDRSEFEQYLGPSHCRPESVDPSSYQQQNSHRESRSLS from the exons ATGCATTTCAGCAGCGTTCCTGCCGCTTTCCAACTCTGCGCAAACAACAGAATGTTTGAAAGCGAAGACCTGGGTGCCGCCGACGGGGAGCAGATGGCCGAGGTGCGCTCCCCGAGTTCGGGGCCTTCCAGCCCGCTCTCGGTGAACTCAgactccagctgctccagtccCGACGCCAAATCTACATCTGCACAGCAGAGAGTCAGAAGGCCGCTGAACGCCTTCATCATCTGGACCAAGGAGGAGCGCAGACGGCTGGCGCAGCTCAACCCGGACCTGGAGAACACGGACCTCAGCAAAATTCTTG GTAAGACCTGGAAGGCCATGTCTCTGGCTGAGAAGCGTCCATACATGCAAGAAGCTGAACGTCTGAGGGTGCAACACACCATTGACTATCCAAACTACAAGTACAGGCCCCGCAGGAGGAAGCAGTTGAAGAAGGGCCCCAAGCCGCAGTCTGCGGAGACCCCGGCCCCGCTGCCCCCCCTCTGCAGCAAGGCCTTCGCCGTGCCGTACGACCTCAGCTACCTGCTGCAGAGCCAGCAACACGCCTACCCAAACACAGCTGCTTTCCCCAACTCCCCAGCTAACTTCGCCCTGCTGCACGGCACCTACCCAAGCGTGCCCGTTTTCCCAGACGCAGCAGACGCTTTTTCAAAGTCTCTGATGTACACTGGCCCGCCGGCGTACCACGCAGAGCCCCAGATGTATCTGGGCAGTCAGCACGGGCCGACGCAGTACGGTTTCTCCAGCTCGGCCGGGGAGCAGGGGGAGTGCAGGGTGTACGGGGGGCAGCTGAGCTCTGCGGGACCCTCCCTAGAGTTTTACCTGGAACAGGTTCAGCTGGACACGCTGTACGATCTGGACCGCAGCGAGTTCGAACAGTACCTGGGCCCGTCCCACTGCAGGCCTGAGTCAGTGGATCCCAGCAGCTACCAGCAGCAGAACAGCCACAGAGAGAGCCGGTCACTGTCATGA
- the mrpl15 gene encoding large ribosomal subunit protein uL15m, whose translation MSFTKKPGGKALDVLQNLPRITLANLRPEPGSRKEEKRRGRGLHGGKKSGRGHKGERQRGTRPRLGFEGGQTPFYLSIPKYGYNEGHSRRPQYQPLSLKRLQYLIDLGRVDTTQPIDLTQLVNARGVTIQPQKRDFGVQLVDEGADIFAAKINIEVQRASEGAVAAIERNGGIITTSFYDPISLAILIKPVPFFLRGQPIPKRMLPGEDMVRYYTDAENRGYLADPENIQQARLALAQKYGYILPDISKDELYHMLSMRKDVRQIFFGLSPGWIVNMPEKKILKPTDEKLLKYYNS comes from the exons ATGTCTTTTACCAAAAAACCTGGTGGAAAAGCCTTAGATGTTTTGCAGAATCTGCCTCGCATAACTTTAGCGAACCTGCGACCTGAACCAGGGTCGAGAAAggaa GAGAAACGGCGAGGCAGAGGTCTACATGGCGGGAAGAAAAGTGGCCGGGGACATAaaggagagcgacagagaggcACCCGTCCTCGTCTGGGCTTTGAGGGTGGTCAGACTCCCTTCTATCTTTCCATACCAAAATATGGTTACAATGAAGGACACAG CCGCCGTCCTCAGTACCAGCCCCTGTCTCTGAAACGGCTTCAGTACCTGATTGATCTTGGACGGGTGGACACGACTCAGCCCATTGACTTGACGCAGCTCGTCAACGCCAGGGGGGTGACCATCCAGCCGCAGAAGAGGGACTTTGGAGTTCAGCTTGTTGATGAG GGTGCCGACATTTTTGCTGCAAAAATCAACATTGAGGTTCAGAGAGCATCTGAAGGGGCCGTTGCTGCTAttgagagaaatggagggatcATCACTACAAGTTTCTACGATCCCATAAGTCTTG CGATTCTCATCAAGCCTGTCCCGTTCTTCCTACGTGGGCAGCCTATTCCGAAGCGAATGTTACCAGGGGAAGATATGGTCCGATATTACACAGATGCTGAAAATCGGGGTTACCTGGCAGACCCAGAGAATATCCAGCAAGCCCGGCTCGCGCTGGCACAGAAGTACGGATATATTTTGCCAGACATTTCAAAGGATGAACTGTATCACATGCTGTCCATGAGGAAGGATGTTCGACAGATCTTCTTTGGCCTCTCTCCGGGCTGGATTGTTAACATGCCAGAAAAGAAGATTCTGAAACCCACTGATGAGAAACTGCTGAAATATTATAATTCTTAG
- the lypla1 gene encoding acyl-protein thioesterase 1: MCGNNMSAPLPAIVPAARKATAAVIFLHGLGDTGHGWAEAFAGIRIPHVKYICPHAPTMPVSLNMRMSMPSWFDIYGLSPDASEDESGIKRASENLKALIDQEVKNGIPSHRIMLGGFSQGGALSLYTALTTQQKLAGVVALSCWLPLRNSFPQASANSVNKDMHVLQCHGDADPLVPFIFGSQTAERVKSLINPANITFKTYRGLPHSACPEEMVDIKRFIEKQLPPIRDE, from the exons ATGTGCGGCAATAACATGTCAGCGCCTTTACCTGCCATTGTGCCTGCTGCCCGGAAAGCCACTGCAGCG GTTATATTCCTCCATGGCCTGGGTGACACTGG GCATGGCTGGGCTGAGGCTTTTGCAGGCATCAGAATACCACATGTGAAATACATATGTCCACATGC TCCAACCATGCCTGTTTCCTTGAACATGAGAATGTCCATGCCTTCTTG GTTTGATATCTACGGGTTGAGCCCAGACGCAAGCGAAGACGAGTCTGGCATTAAAAGAGCTTCAGAGAACC TTAAAGCCTTGATAGACCAAGAGGTGAAGAACGGAATACCTTCCCACAGAATTATGCTGGGTGGATTTTCACAG GGCGGAGCGTTGTCCCTCTACACCGCTCTGACGACTCAGCAGAAGCTGGCTGGAGTGGTCGCTCTGAGCTGCTGGCTTCCTCTCCGAAACTCCTTCCCTCAG GCTTCTGCCAACAGTGTTAACAAGGACATGCATGTCCTGCAATGCCACGGTGACGCCGATCCCCTGGTCCCCTTCATATTTGGcagtcagacagcagagagggtGAAAAGCCTCATCAATCCAGCCAACATCACCTTCAAGACCTACCGGGGACTACCTCACAGCGCCTGCCCAGAG GAAATGGTGGATATCAAGCGCTTCATAGAAAAGCAGCTTCCTCCCATCAGAGATGAATGA